One part of the Oceanihabitans sp. IOP_32 genome encodes these proteins:
- a CDS encoding glutamine synthetase III, with product MSTLRFHAIKKSLASKPVPVDETERRSDMFGRNVFNESSMRQYLTKDAFNGVMDAIKFGKKIDRNIADQVAASMKDWALSKGVTHYTHWFQPLTGGTAEKHDAFFETVGDGMAIEKFGGTQLVQQEPDASSFPSGGIRNTFEARGYTAWDPTSPAFIYRTTLCIPTIFVAYTGEALDHKTPLLKALHAVDKAATAVCKYFDKNVKKVSTSLGWEQEYFLIDKTLAASRPDITLTGRTLLGHSSAKGQQLDDHYFGSIPSRALNYMRDLEMECMLLGIPAKTRHNEVAPNQFELAPIFEEANLAVDHNSLLMDIMSRVASRHHFKVLFHEKPFAGVNGSGKHNNWSLLTDTGVNLLAPGKTPTSNLQFLTFFINTIKAVNKHEELLRATIASASNDHRLGANEAPPAIMSIFIGQQLTKVLDELEGVTKGKLSPQEKTELKLNVVGKIPDVLLDNTDRNRTSPFAFTGNKFEFRAVGSTANCGDPMTVLNTIVAKQLKDFKIEVDTLIDEKGLKKDEAIFNVLREYIKTSKRILFEGNGYGEAWEKEAEKRGLSNNKNTPQALKAKISQKSIALFEEMEVMSKIETEARYEIEIEAYIKHIQIEGRILGDIARNHIVPIAVQYQNTLIKNVAGLKDIFGENYKAFAKEQINLIEQISNHIESINGNVTKMINERKKANAIEEAEIKAHAYCYNVKPLFEAIRYHCDKLEMLVDDEIWPLTKYRELLFTR from the coding sequence ATGTCGACCTTAAGATTTCATGCCATTAAAAAATCGTTAGCCTCTAAACCTGTTCCTGTAGACGAAACAGAAAGACGTTCTGATATGTTTGGCAGAAACGTATTTAACGAGAGTTCAATGCGTCAATATTTAACAAAAGATGCCTTTAATGGTGTGATGGATGCCATAAAATTTGGAAAAAAAATAGATCGGAATATAGCAGACCAAGTAGCCGCTTCAATGAAAGATTGGGCTTTATCGAAGGGTGTTACGCACTATACCCATTGGTTTCAGCCTTTAACAGGAGGAACTGCAGAGAAACACGATGCTTTTTTTGAAACTGTTGGAGATGGTATGGCGATTGAAAAATTTGGAGGCACACAATTAGTTCAGCAAGAACCTGATGCCTCTAGTTTTCCTAGTGGCGGTATTAGAAACACTTTTGAGGCACGTGGCTATACGGCCTGGGACCCCACTTCTCCTGCATTTATTTACCGTACAACCCTTTGTATTCCAACTATTTTTGTGGCTTATACAGGTGAGGCTTTGGACCATAAAACACCACTTTTAAAAGCTTTACATGCGGTTGACAAGGCGGCAACTGCAGTTTGTAAATATTTTGACAAAAACGTAAAAAAAGTATCGACTTCTTTGGGTTGGGAACAAGAATATTTCTTGATAGATAAAACGTTGGCCGCATCACGACCAGACATCACCCTAACGGGTAGAACATTGCTTGGTCACTCTTCTGCCAAAGGACAACAATTAGACGATCATTATTTTGGATCCATACCAAGCAGAGCTTTAAATTACATGCGTGATTTAGAAATGGAATGTATGCTTCTTGGTATTCCTGCAAAAACCAGACACAACGAAGTGGCTCCAAACCAATTTGAACTTGCCCCAATTTTTGAAGAAGCGAATCTAGCGGTAGACCACAACTCATTACTCATGGACATTATGAGTCGTGTAGCATCGCGACATCATTTTAAGGTGCTATTTCACGAAAAACCTTTCGCCGGTGTAAACGGCTCTGGAAAGCATAACAACTGGTCTTTATTAACAGATACAGGAGTTAATTTACTAGCACCTGGAAAAACACCAACGAGCAACTTACAATTTTTAACCTTTTTTATAAATACAATAAAAGCGGTAAATAAACACGAAGAACTTCTTAGAGCAACCATTGCATCGGCCAGTAACGATCACAGATTGGGAGCAAACGAAGCTCCCCCTGCAATAATGTCTATATTTATAGGCCAACAACTAACAAAAGTTTTAGACGAATTAGAAGGTGTAACTAAAGGCAAATTATCCCCTCAAGAAAAAACCGAACTCAAATTAAATGTAGTGGGCAAAATACCCGATGTATTACTGGATAACACCGACAGAAACCGTACATCGCCGTTTGCCTTTACAGGAAATAAATTTGAATTTAGAGCAGTTGGCTCTACCGCAAATTGTGGTGATCCTATGACTGTTTTAAACACCATAGTTGCTAAACAATTAAAAGATTTCAAAATTGAAGTTGATACGCTTATCGACGAAAAGGGATTAAAGAAAGACGAGGCCATTTTTAATGTTTTACGTGAATACATAAAAACCTCAAAACGCATTTTGTTTGAAGGCAATGGTTACGGTGAAGCCTGGGAAAAAGAAGCAGAAAAAAGAGGTTTAAGCAACAATAAAAATACACCACAGGCCTTAAAAGCAAAAATATCACAAAAGAGTATTGCGCTGTTTGAAGAAATGGAGGTCATGAGCAAAATTGAAACCGAAGCACGTTATGAAATTGAAATTGAAGCCTATATTAAGCACATACAAATTGAAGGCAGAATATTAGGCGATATTGCTCGTAATCACATCGTACCAATAGCAGTTCAATATCAAAATACATTAATTAAAAATGTTGCTGGTTTAAAAGATATCTTTGGCGAGAATTACAAAGCCTTTGCTAAAGAACAAATTAATTTAATTGAGCAAATATCTAATCATATTGAGAGCATTAATGGCAATGTTACCAAAATGATTAATGAGAGAAAAAAGGCCAATGCCATTGAAGAGGCCGAAATAAAAGCTCACGCATATTGCTACAATGTTAAGCCTTTATTTGAAGCTATTCGATACCACTGCGATAAATTAGAAATGCTAGTAGACGATGAAATTTGGCCACTAACTAAGTATAGAGAATTGCTGTTTACACGATAA
- a CDS encoding carbonic anhydrase has translation MKLIKINYLVLASIFLLFAVSSCNDDDDQQPVAECFDHFGYDENMTNGPSNWDNYCVAAGTVNECGSIERQSPINITGAISDATLSNLDITYNNSSTDIINNGHTIQFNYNGPNSNFTFNGETYSLLQFHFHAGSEHTVDALRHPLEVHLVHQNNTSGNIAVIGIFFEQGTENAFLAQFTENLPQDENGTYTDTNLSYSANAMVDTSGAYYNYSGSLTTPPCSEIVEWIVMEQPLQASQAQLDKFSSILNGNFRPVQPLNSRTIKLKN, from the coding sequence ATGAAACTGATTAAAATAAATTATTTAGTATTAGCATCTATATTTTTATTATTTGCCGTGTCCTCATGTAACGACGATGACGACCAGCAACCAGTAGCAGAGTGTTTTGATCATTTTGGCTATGATGAAAACATGACAAACGGCCCATCCAATTGGGATAACTACTGTGTTGCTGCCGGAACTGTTAATGAATGCGGAAGCATAGAACGCCAGTCTCCTATAAATATAACAGGTGCTATAAGCGACGCCACTTTATCGAACCTCGATATTACATATAACAACTCGTCTACAGACATCATTAACAATGGACATACCATTCAATTCAATTATAATGGTCCAAATTCTAACTTTACTTTCAATGGAGAAACCTATTCTTTATTACAATTTCATTTCCATGCTGGTAGTGAACATACGGTAGACGCTTTACGCCACCCGTTAGAAGTTCATTTGGTACACCAAAATAACACCTCTGGAAACATAGCTGTAATTGGTATTTTCTTTGAGCAGGGTACAGAAAATGCTTTTTTAGCACAATTTACAGAAAACCTGCCACAAGATGAGAACGGGACATATACAGATACCAACCTTAGTTACAGCGCTAATGCTATGGTAGATACATCAGGCGCTTATTACAATTACAGTGGTTCTTTAACAACACCACCATGTTCTGAGATTGTAGAATGGATAGTAATGGAGCAACCTTTACAAGCCTCTCAAGCCCAATTAGACAAATTCTCAAGCATTTTAAACGGTAACTTTAGACCCGTTCAACCTTTAAATTCAAGAACAATTAAGCTGAAAAATTAA
- a CDS encoding DUF192 domain-containing protein, translating to MFLKFSKLVLLVLIVFYISSCKEDKKVIEQVEVTFTKEGELELFKTNTDSTKIKIDIEIASSDYEIQTGLMYRNSMENNQGMLFVFDDSRPRSFFMKNTRIPLDLIFIDEEKRIVSFQKNAKPFDESSLPSNAPARYVLEVNAGLVDYWNLGVGDRVSYKTMPE from the coding sequence ATGTTTTTAAAGTTTTCAAAATTAGTTTTATTGGTGCTTATTGTATTTTATATAAGCTCTTGTAAAGAAGATAAAAAAGTGATTGAGCAGGTCGAGGTTACTTTTACAAAAGAAGGTGAACTGGAACTTTTTAAAACCAACACCGATTCTACAAAAATTAAAATCGATATCGAGATAGCTTCTAGCGATTACGAGATACAAACGGGTTTAATGTATCGTAATTCGATGGAAAATAATCAAGGGATGTTATTTGTTTTTGATGATTCTAGACCACGTTCTTTTTTTATGAAAAACACTAGAATTCCCTTAGATTTAATTTTTATTGATGAAGAGAAACGCATCGTGAGTTTTCAAAAAAACGCCAAACCGTTTGACGAGAGTTCGTTACCATCAAACGCTCCCGCAAGATATGTTTTAGAGGTTAATGCTGGGCTTGTAGATTATTGGAATCTCGGCGTTGGCGATAGGGTGAGTTACAAAACTATGCCTGAGTAA
- the lgt gene encoding prolipoprotein diacylglyceryl transferase, translating to MYLLKFDWNPITGVDIIGNFKLHFYSLMWIIAFGIGWYIMKRIFTKEKISLEYLDPLFIYTILATMLGARLGHVLFYQSELITQDFFSIFLPFKFKGGFEFTGFQGLASHGAAIGIIIGMYLYRKKYNYKSLLWILDRVVISVAFGAVFIRIGNFINSEIIGKVTDSSLGVRFIQDYYYKSQVTQLTGIQDVQKAYNAVATNPQFSELLEAVPYRHPAQLYEAFCYVFVFIILWFFYSKTSKKDQAGFLFGLFLVLLWTIRLFIEYFKEPQGEEYINWFGLNTGQWLSIPFIIMGLYFMFIYKSKTVTK from the coding sequence ATGTATCTCTTAAAATTTGATTGGAATCCCATAACAGGTGTCGATATTATTGGCAATTTTAAACTTCATTTTTATAGTCTCATGTGGATTATTGCTTTTGGTATTGGTTGGTACATCATGAAGCGTATTTTTACTAAGGAAAAAATTTCGTTAGAATACCTAGATCCTTTATTTATTTACACCATTTTGGCAACTATGCTGGGTGCACGTTTGGGGCATGTTTTGTTTTATCAATCAGAACTGATAACCCAAGATTTTTTTAGTATTTTTCTACCTTTTAAGTTTAAAGGTGGTTTTGAGTTTACCGGTTTTCAAGGGCTCGCTAGCCATGGTGCGGCTATTGGTATTATAATAGGGATGTATTTATACCGTAAAAAATATAATTATAAGTCCTTACTTTGGATATTAGACCGCGTTGTTATTTCTGTGGCTTTTGGTGCTGTTTTTATTAGAATTGGAAATTTTATAAATTCTGAAATTATTGGAAAAGTAACCGACTCTAGCTTAGGAGTTCGGTTTATTCAAGATTATTATTACAAGAGTCAAGTTACACAACTTACTGGTATACAAGATGTGCAAAAAGCCTATAATGCAGTAGCTACCAATCCGCAATTTTCCGAATTATTAGAAGCTGTTCCTTATAGACATCCCGCACAGCTATACGAGGCCTTTTGTTATGTTTTTGTGTTTATAATACTTTGGTTTTTTTATTCTAAAACATCTAAAAAAGATCAAGCAGGTTTTCTTTTTGGATTGTTTTTAGTACTGCTTTGGACCATACGTTTATTTATTGAATATTTTAAAGAGCCTCAAGGTGAAGAATATATCAATTGGTTTGGCTTAAATACGGGACAATGGTTAAGCATACCTTTTATAATCATGGGCTTGTACTTTATGTTTATTTACAAATCTAAAACCGTAACTAAATAA
- a CDS encoding peptidylprolyl isomerase: MRIIKFLALVLFISLWSCKAQYPNLEDGMYAEFVTTKGVMLAKLHYERTPVTVANFVSLAEGTNTLVDSVYLNKKFYNGLVFHRVIDGFMIQGGDPLGDGTGGPGYKFNDEFHADLKHDKPGILSMANSGPNSNGSQFFITEVPKPNLDNLHSVFGELLIGIDIQDSISNVEVSAANRPIEAVFIEELNIIRKGRAAKKFDAPEVFVNHFAEVDRLEKEKAAKELKIIKSSEEKFKAQKEKAITLPSGLQYVVTKQGTGEDLKETSKVLVHYAVFFENGKLLETSSLKTAEALNTVNEKRKLANQYQPIRADLSPNARMISGFKEGLQQLNVGDKATLFIPYHLAYGESGNRGIPPKSNLIFEVEILEIVK; this comes from the coding sequence ATGCGAATTATTAAATTTTTAGCTTTAGTTCTTTTTATTAGTTTATGGTCTTGTAAAGCGCAATACCCCAATCTTGAAGATGGCATGTATGCAGAGTTTGTAACCACAAAAGGTGTAATGCTTGCAAAATTACATTACGAGCGAACACCGGTTACTGTAGCCAATTTTGTAAGCTTGGCAGAAGGTACAAATACCCTGGTGGACAGTGTGTATTTGAATAAAAAATTTTATAATGGTCTTGTTTTTCATCGTGTTATAGATGGATTCATGATTCAAGGTGGTGATCCTTTAGGAGATGGAACTGGTGGTCCTGGGTATAAATTTAACGACGAGTTTCATGCGGATTTAAAACACGATAAGCCTGGGATTCTATCTATGGCCAACTCTGGTCCTAACAGTAATGGCAGTCAGTTTTTTATAACCGAAGTTCCGAAACCAAATCTAGATAATTTACACAGTGTGTTTGGAGAACTCCTTATTGGAATAGACATTCAAGATTCTATTTCTAATGTGGAAGTTTCGGCAGCAAACCGACCTATTGAAGCTGTTTTTATTGAAGAATTAAACATTATAAGAAAAGGCAGAGCAGCTAAGAAATTTGATGCTCCAGAAGTTTTTGTCAATCATTTTGCAGAGGTAGATCGTTTAGAAAAGGAAAAAGCAGCAAAAGAACTAAAAATTATCAAGTCTTCAGAAGAAAAATTTAAAGCACAAAAAGAGAAAGCAATTACCTTACCTTCAGGCTTACAATATGTTGTTACAAAACAAGGAACTGGTGAAGACTTAAAAGAAACCTCTAAAGTGTTGGTTCATTACGCCGTTTTTTTTGAAAATGGTAAATTACTAGAAACAAGTAGTTTAAAAACGGCCGAAGCCCTAAATACAGTTAATGAAAAGCGTAAACTCGCGAATCAATATCAACCTATTAGAGCCGATTTGAGTCCGAATGCGAGAATGATATCTGGATTTAAAGAAGGCTTGCAACAGTTAAACGTTGGCGATAAAGCGACCTTATTTATACCCTACCATTTAGCATATGGAGAGTCTGGAAATAGAGGCATACCACCAAAATCAAATCTCATATTTGAAGTGGAGATTTTGGAAATTGTTAAATAA